The Miscanthus floridulus cultivar M001 chromosome 17, ASM1932011v1, whole genome shotgun sequence genome has a window encoding:
- the LOC136517682 gene encoding UDP-glucose 4-epimerase 1-like isoform X1: protein MVSAVLRTILVTGGAGYIGSHTVLQLLQQGFRVVVVDNLDNASEVALVRVAELAGHNGANNLVFHKIDLRDRHALEDIFSSHRFEAVVHFAGLKAVGESVHKPLLYYDNNLIGTITLLEVMAAHGCKKLVFSSSATVYGWPKEVPCTEEFPLCATNPYGRTKLMIEDICHDVQRSDPDWKIILLRYFNPVGAHPSGYIGEDPCGVPNNLMPYVQQVAVGRLPHLTVYGTDYNTKDGTGVRDYIHVVDLADGHIAALRKLYEDSDKIGCEVYNLGTGKGTSVLEMVAAFEKVSGKKIPLVLAGRRPGDAEMVYAATAKAEKELKWKAKYGVDEMCRDLWIWASKNPYGYAGSPDKSN from the exons ATGGTGTCCGCCGTGCTCCGGACCATCCTGGTGACGGGCGGTGCCGGGTACATCGGCAGCCACAcggtgctgcagctgctgcaaCAGGGCttccgcgtcgtcgtcgtcgacaaCCTCGACAACGCCTCCGAGGTCGCCCTCGTCCGCGTCGCCGAGCTCGCCGGCCACAACGGCGCCAACAACCTCGTCTTCCACAAG ATTGACCTTCGGGACAGGCACGCTCTGGAGGACATCTTCTCGTCCCACAG GTTTGAGGCTGTCGTTCACTTTGCTGGGCTCAAAGCTGTTGGCGAGAGCGTGCACAAGCCTCTGCTTTACTACGACAACAACCTCATCGGCACCATCACCCTTCTTGAGGTGATGGCTGCACATGGCTGCAAGAAG CTGGTGTTTTCATCATCTGCAACTGTCTATGGGTGGCCCAAGGAAGTGCCATGCACTGAAGAATTCCCTCTTTGCGCCACCAACCCTTATGGACGGACCAAG CTTATGATTGAAGATATCTGCCACGATGTCCAACGTTCAGACCCTGATTGGAAGATCATACTGCTCAGGTACTTCAACCCTGTTGGTGCTCATCCAAGCGGATACATCGGCGAAGACCCCTGCGGTGTCCCAAACAACCTGATGCCCTATGTTCAGCAAGTCGCTGTTGGGAGGCTGCCTCACCTCACGGTCTATGGAACCGACTACAACACAAAGGATGGAACTGGG GTGCGTGATTACATCCATGTTGTTGACCTGGCTGATGGCCACATAGCAGCCCTGAGGAAGCTCTATGAAGACTCCGACAAAATAG GGTGTGAAGTATACAATCTGGGGACAGGAAAGGGGACATCAGTGTTGGAAATGGTGGCTGCATTCGAGAAGGTTTCTGGGAAG AAAATCCCTCTGGTGCTTGCTGGGCGAAGGCCTGGAGACGCAGAGATGGTCTACGCGGCAACTGCCAAGGCAGAGAAAGAGCTCAAATGGAA GGCAAAGTACGGGGTCGACGAGATGTGCAGAGATCTGTGGATTTGGGCAAGCAAGAACCCCTACGGCTATGCTGGATCACCCGACAAGAGCAACTGA
- the LOC136517682 gene encoding UDP-glucose 4-epimerase 1-like isoform X2 encodes MVSAVLRTILVTGGAGYIGSHTVLQLLQQGFRVVVVDNLDNASEVALVRVAELAGHNGANNLVFHKLVFSSSATVYGWPKEVPCTEEFPLCATNPYGRTKLMIEDICHDVQRSDPDWKIILLRYFNPVGAHPSGYIGEDPCGVPNNLMPYVQQVAVGRLPHLTVYGTDYNTKDGTGVRDYIHVVDLADGHIAALRKLYEDSDKIGCEVYNLGTGKGTSVLEMVAAFEKVSGKKIPLVLAGRRPGDAEMVYAATAKAEKELKWKAKYGVDEMCRDLWIWASKNPYGYAGSPDKSN; translated from the exons ATGGTGTCCGCCGTGCTCCGGACCATCCTGGTGACGGGCGGTGCCGGGTACATCGGCAGCCACAcggtgctgcagctgctgcaaCAGGGCttccgcgtcgtcgtcgtcgacaaCCTCGACAACGCCTCCGAGGTCGCCCTCGTCCGCGTCGCCGAGCTCGCCGGCCACAACGGCGCCAACAACCTCGTCTTCCACAAG CTGGTGTTTTCATCATCTGCAACTGTCTATGGGTGGCCCAAGGAAGTGCCATGCACTGAAGAATTCCCTCTTTGCGCCACCAACCCTTATGGACGGACCAAG CTTATGATTGAAGATATCTGCCACGATGTCCAACGTTCAGACCCTGATTGGAAGATCATACTGCTCAGGTACTTCAACCCTGTTGGTGCTCATCCAAGCGGATACATCGGCGAAGACCCCTGCGGTGTCCCAAACAACCTGATGCCCTATGTTCAGCAAGTCGCTGTTGGGAGGCTGCCTCACCTCACGGTCTATGGAACCGACTACAACACAAAGGATGGAACTGGG GTGCGTGATTACATCCATGTTGTTGACCTGGCTGATGGCCACATAGCAGCCCTGAGGAAGCTCTATGAAGACTCCGACAAAATAG GGTGTGAAGTATACAATCTGGGGACAGGAAAGGGGACATCAGTGTTGGAAATGGTGGCTGCATTCGAGAAGGTTTCTGGGAAG AAAATCCCTCTGGTGCTTGCTGGGCGAAGGCCTGGAGACGCAGAGATGGTCTACGCGGCAACTGCCAAGGCAGAGAAAGAGCTCAAATGGAA GGCAAAGTACGGGGTCGACGAGATGTGCAGAGATCTGTGGATTTGGGCAAGCAAGAACCCCTACGGCTATGCTGGATCACCCGACAAGAGCAACTGA
- the LOC136517683 gene encoding pathogenesis-related protein PRB1-3-like, with amino-acid sequence MAGPGLLLLAIDVVALITVMLTTSAHPQASLDDDLIPSFSSSGAAYGGAGSRRQQHREKQDQQQHYDHHVPADGPLVAHEFLQAHNELRAKYGVPPLRWSSKLARYARRWSSLRRFDCVMMHSPNSPYGENVFWGTGSDWRAADAVRSWATESSYFDWRAQACYPGEVCGHFTQLVWNDTEFVGCGRSECFAGGVFITCSYDPPGNWKGEVPLT; translated from the coding sequence ATGGCGGGGCCGGGTCTTCTCCTCCTCGCCATCGACGTCGTGGCCCTGATCACGGTGATGCTCACCACCTCCGCCCACCCGCAGGCGTCGCTGGACGACGACCTCAtcccctccttctcctcctccggcGCCGCCTATGGCGGCGCGGGGTCCCGGCGGCAACAGCACCGCGAGAAGCAGGATCAGCAACAGCACTACGACCACCACGTGCCGGCCGACGGCCCGCTGGTGGCGCACGAGTTCCTGCAGGCGCACAACGAGTTGCGGGCCAAGTACGGCGTGCCGCCGCTGCGCTGGAGCAGCAAGCTGGCGAGGTACGCGCGGCGGTGGTCGTCGCTGCGGCGCTTCGACTGCGTGATGATGCACTCGCCCAACTCGCCCTACGGGGAGAACGTCTTCTGGGGCACCGGCAGCGACTGGCGCGCCGCCGACGCCGTCAGAAGCTGGGCCACCGAGTCCTCCTACTTCGACTGGCGCGCGCAGGCGTGCTACCCGGGCGAGGTCTGCGGCCACTTCACGCAGCTCGTCTGGAACGACACCGAGTTCGTCGGATGTGGACGCTCCGAGTGTTTCGCCGGCGGCGTCTTCATCACCTGCTCCTACGACCCGCCGGGGAACTGGAAGGGAGAGGTGCCGCTCACCTAA